DNA from Triticum aestivum cultivar Chinese Spring chromosome 7D, IWGSC CS RefSeq v2.1, whole genome shotgun sequence:
TGACACTGTCGCTTCCTAATCTTCGCATCCTTAAGAACTTGTCATTAACGTCACAATGCAGCACATGTTTAGCGTTGAACTAAATCAGCAGCTCATGGTCGCTGAGTATACATTAAGATACCATTTGTGCTCCCggtcaaaacaaagataccatttGTGCTTATGAACATCAGGATGAGTAGTACATATCACTACATGAGTGTCAAGAAGTTTAGCGAGTGTCAAGAAGTTTAGCAAGTGTGTTTTGTGAGGCACTCGGTAAACATTTAgatttctttcctttttccttttttagcGAAAAATACTCGTAACCATCGAACACTCTATGTATCTATAGCTTAACACTCGGTAAGATTGAGACATTCGGTATAAATTGGACATGTGTCCATTCTAACCGCAATTGAGAGAAGACGGACAACAGAACCCACTTTACCGAGTGTTTTTTTAATTCAACTGCACAAATTCCATATGTAGAACCACTGGTTATATATATATTCAAGAACTGCAGCAAAAGATTTATGATAACTGGTCTCGTGGACAGAGTTTTTTTTTTGGCAGCAACTACATTTTGCTTCAAGTTTTCGGTGGCTCAGTGCAGCATTGCGACAGTGGGCCAGGCAGAAAGGTATTCTTCAACTTCTCATTGCTAACAACAAAGTTCTGTTGGGTTAAGGCCCTGTTCGGATATCCACCAGATCCGTGGAATTAGAGGAGTTGCGGAGTATCTAATTTCCAGCTCCAGTATTTTAGGCTACAACTCCGCCGGCTCCGCGGAGCCGAGTCTGGGAGCGGAGGGACTCCGAACACTCCCTAAGTCGGAGACAGCTGTGGCAGTGTAGGCATTACACCAATGCTTATTGTCGAAACGAATACCCGTGCGTTACCACCATTCCAAAGTGTGGCCGCGCAAGCTGCGAACAGTACATCCCATAGACGGCCAAACCACCCTAACACTTCACAATACTGGTAGCATTAGCGACCCAATGTAGCGCTCCAAGCTTTCGCGAGATCACATCAGCAGCCTTACACCTAAGCAACAGGTGCGAGATAGACTCCGAAGCTGGGCAGAGATCGCAACCGTCATGGGGTGCCACGGCAGTCCAACCCTTCCATATCATATTATCCCTTGCCTTGTGTTCAGTCTACCTCGAAAGGCCACACGAAGAATTGCAGTCGCGGCCAACGATTCCCCTGAAAGTCAAAAGCTTATAAAAGTAGTCACCTCCTCCGGGTTTCAGCTGCATGCTGGTTAGGTGTTGAAGCAGCACATCAAGCTCATGGCTAGCCGAGGCAATCATCAAACCAGAAGGACGTCCACGAAACACTGCCAACCAAACAATTTGTTGACTGAATCACCTCCATATAGGCGTGCCGTTGTTGCCACCAGCCTAACATTTTTGGTGAAGAGAAGCCTAAATTCTTTCATATTGCAGCAAAACGTCAAGCTAGACGAAACAAAATCCAGGTGCCAATCAAGGACAATATTAGAGCATTTCGGCACGGTGGACGAGCAGCATATTGCAACAGAGTTCTACAGGAACATTTTTGGGTGCGAAATTCCATCGCAGCCAGCTAGTAACTTGCATTTGCTCTATGGCCAGTTGGATTCGGTTTCCCTTGTGTATCCCTGCCCTTCTCTTGGGAAGAGATTTTGCAAGCAATCAAATCATCACCCAATAACAGGAGCCCAGTGCCAGATGGTTTCATAAACAAGTTATATCAAGCAAATGCTTCACTTCTGAAAATTGATCCGATGGCTTTTTTTCTCCGAGTTCTTTGAGAACAAACTTGATATCTCGGGAATTAGCACACATATCCCTACTTCCCAAGGTTGAGACTCCGCTGGAGATCACGCACTACCGCCCGATTGCGCTGGTCCATAGCCTCATCAAGCTTCTCACAAAGGTTCTGGCTATTAGGTTGCAGCATTTTATATCAATGCTTGTTCATTACATACAATCAGGCTTTATCAGAGGACGTATCATAGTGAAAAACTTTGCTTTAGCTTCGAAGCTCGTGGAATGTACTCAGAAGCGTAAAATGCCTTTGGTCGTGCTAAAGATGGATTTCCAAGAAGCTTTTGACTCCGTCAGTTGGAGCTGCATTCTGCAATTACTATGACAGAGGTTTTGGAGACAGAATAACATTTCCGTAAAGTTCTTAAAAACTGGATTTGGGAGATCTTAAAAACTGGACAAACTCGGGTAATGCTAACCGGGTGCTTGGGCAAGGTGTTTCCGTAAAGTTCTTTGAAAGAAAAACTCTGTTTGTCATCTGTATAATCCAAGGTTAGGCCCACTCAGCGAGTTTTTTTTTTCCTGAAAAGGTCGTCTTGTTTTCGATTCAGTTCTAGTGCTAATTGTTCAGTCCGGCATCTCAGTTGAGCGGAGAAAAGAGCTCCATTTTGTGTGGATACATGCAATCGAGACGACATAATCGTATAACTAGTTTCATATGTCACCATTAAAATCCAAACATGTAAGGAAGTTACACATGTTTTATCCGGGGAAAGCTGAACCAGGATGAAGTATATTTATCTTGCAcccggagtccggagagcacatccACAACTCCGTTTCTACATGACCAAATGAAAAATAAACATAAAACTCTGGAAACAGAAAACAGCAGGAAAAAGCACTAGCAGTACTCCCAACATACGACTAAAGCACCAAGGCTCTTTCTTCAATCATAGCAGCATTAATCCATCAAAAACAAAACTGTGCTAATTAAGGGCCATAATACACATGTTGTAATCCTAAAAAAACATGTTGACACACGCAGCATCTGTGAACCTCCTGAAACTTTGTTATGCCCAAGTTGCATAATGGACAACAAAGATCAAATTGACAGGCTATGGAAGTGATACAGAATAACATTTCAAACAGTAAAAATGCCTCCACTCAAAGAGCATGACGTGCTATGGAAGCGAACGTCTCATCTTGAAGTAAAAGAAAGACTGAATTTCTAGTATTAAAAATGTCGCTCGTGCATCTTAACCGCGACGAAACTAAAGCAAATTTGGGAGGCAGGGAGGAACAGTAATGAAAGGTTCTATATCATAGATCGATACTTCATACTTCAGAACATTAAAAGGATATTCAGCACATCATAATACACACCGAATGATATCACAGTTGCTACTGCAACCATCCAAAATGGCATATTCTACTGCTGGTCTGCTAGTACTACTAAGTAAGAAGAGCTAAGGACAGAAGACATGATCTGAGTCATAGCAAAGCAAACCAGGAATCATGATCATTCAGACATGCCCTGTGGAGAATGGAGGCTCCTCATCTTCTTGCATCTCATGGCCTGGAATTGGAACAATGCTCTCTTTGAGGCGGTGGGGGGTAAGCCACATGCGATACTGACTTTTTCCGATGTTCACAATACCTAAGAATTTGCCATCAATATCACAACGCAACACATGTTGGTGGTTAAACCTGACCAGCAGCTCACGCTCGTTTAGCACAGCCATATCATTAAACAACCGCACGGCAGAATCAAGTGGTCttgtctttttctttttgaaaGAAGTTAAATAAAGTTGTCTTGATGCCTCCACCGTTGATACATCAATCCTGTACCTGAAAGCCCAGATTTCAGCCTCGTAATCCTGCATCTCCCAGACATCCATAGAAGTGTTAGAAACCGAGCGGCCCCAGAAAGCAAGTGTTCCCTCCATGTCGAACAACTTACTATGATTGCATGGCTGGGTGGGACTGCGCATCCACCGGAATGACTCTGCTTCTGTGTCAAACACAATGATATCTCCACCGCCTCCTGTAATGTCACTAGTGCCATAAGGATACCAGTGGAGGCTGCCACGGTGGTGTACAGGTGATGAACAGTATGAATAGATCAGCTTGTTCCATAACTCCTCTTCTGCGGAAGACGACAAGACTGTTGGCATTCTGACGCTGATGCGCCTTGGCCTGTCGGATCCCACTGTGAGGACATATAAGCTGGATTCAGACGTCTGATGTGACCGTGAGACCCAGAGAACCCTGTATTCTCCAGTTGGATGGTGCTGGTAGAAACCAACCATGGTATTGTCGATGCcttgcccaacttgaggctgcggTAATAGAGCATGCTTGCGGGTAACCGGATTGCAGATGTAGAATTCATATCCCCAAGAAACAATAAGGAAGCCATCACAGACGGCTATGGGCTCATTCCTGGAACGGTGTTTGGAGCCTGAGAGGAAAGGCCAAAGCTGTTGATTGGAGGCACCAGCACAGACGTCGCCCAAGACGACTTGATTGGCAGGCTTTCCACACCCATCCACAATGGGGAGCGACGGCTGGCGTCGGTGGTGTTCGAGCATGAATTCAGGTGTGGATGTGGCACTACGCCATGATGTGTTCACAGCTCGACAGCGGCCGGCGTCCTTGGATGCCAACAGGACGAGTATCTTGTTGATGATCTCCTCGGGCAGGTCCTCAAGCAGGGTCGCGCCTCTCCTGTCCGGCATAGTGCTCCGTCGAGTCCACTGAACTGAAAAGACGCGGCAAGCAACTCCTTCAGACCAGCTTCTAtataaattagaaaagaaaacaagcAAGTAAAATACAGGAGGGAGGTGAGGTGAGACGGGTTTACCCTCGGAGAAGGGACGCGCCAGAGGAggtccagcggcggcggcggcgagcaacgTCGGCAACGCAGGCGTGTTCCTTGGATTCTAGGCATGAATACAGGAAAAATTTGAGCGCCAGCGGTAGATGGAGAGAAAAACAAAGAGAACGCGCCGGGGAAGAGAGATGCTCACCTGCGTCAGGGAAGATTGCGCTCCCTTGGAGTTACGGCGTGAAGCGGAAGAGCGGCTTGGTTGAGTGAGGCGGAAGGGCGGCGGCTCAAACCCTAGAGGGGTCGTGCTCGTCCGCACCGAGGCCAGGAGGGGAGCTCGATCTGGAGGCCATTGCGCGAGGTGTGGACTGCAGGGAGGAGGCGAGCGAGATCGATCTGGACTGGAGTCCACGAGGCCGGCCGGCCGAGAGCTCGATCCAGAGGAATGGGGAAAAATTAGGTCTTGCAGCACTGGGGGGAGCGTCGAATGGGGTGGGGAATTTTTCACCTCGAGGATAGAGGAAGAACGGTCGCTGGGTCTTTTACAAAAAATGCCATTGGCCCAAAGGCCCGGTTTACTGCTTTATAAAAAAAAATACCATGCTACTTGACAAAAATGCCATGCTATAATTTAATAAA
Protein-coding regions in this window:
- the LOC123165544 gene encoding uncharacterized protein, with product MPDRRGATLLEDLPEEIINKILVLLASKDAGRCRAVNTSWRSATSTPEFMLEHHRRQPSLPIVDGCGKPANQVVLGDVCAGASNQQLWPFLSGSKHRSRNEPIAVCDGFLIVSWGYEFYICNPVTRKHALLPQPQVGQGIDNTMVGFYQHHPTGEYRVLWVSRSHQTSESSLYVLTVGSDRPRRISVRMPTVLSSSAEEELWNKLIYSYCSSPVHHRGSLHWYPYGTSDITGGGGDIIVFDTEAESFRWMRSPTQPCNHSKLFDMEGTLAFWGRSVSNTSMDVWEMQDYEAEIWAFRYRIDVSTVEASRQLYLTSFKKKKTRPLDSAVRLFNDMAVLNERELLVRFNHQHVLRCDIDGKFLGIVNIGKSQYRMWLTPHRLKESIVPIPGHEMQEDEEPPFSTGHV